Part of the Crossiella cryophila genome, ATCTTCCTGTGCGGGCCGACCGGGTTCGCGGTGCTGGCCTCGGCCGCGCTGTTCGCGGCCACCGAGCGCACGCTGGCCGAGGACGTGGAGGCGGTGCGCGGGCAGGCGGCCAAGGCGCACCGGGCGGCCACCGGCGCGGTGGACGCGGTGAACCTGTCCAGCACGCACCTGCAGCGGTTCCTCTCCGCCCGGCGGCGGGAGCTGGACGCGCTGGAGAGCTTCCGCAGCGCGGCCCAGCCGCTGACCGAGGCGGCGGCCAGTCCGACACCCGTTCCGGGGATCCGCCGGGCCGAGGAATTGACCGTGGGTGGTGTCACCAATGAGGGGGACGAGGTGGACCGACTGGAAAGTTGATCTTCTAATTGAATATCGACGCTGGTCAGGGCGTTCTGGACTCGCTGACTGAGGTCCGATTCGTGCCTGTTGGGTGGAAGCCGGTTGCCCTACTCGGCGGTTACCCAGCAGACTCGATCGCACCCAGTCCAGCGCGCGTCCGGGCACACCCCTTACCGGACGGGCTAACGTGTCACGCGTGACCACCACCCGCGACCGTCGAGGCGACGTGGAACAGGACCGCGCGGAGTCCGACTGGGCCTATCTGTCCCTGTTCGGCTCCTCCCGGGGCGTGCCCTGGTGGGCAGCGGCGTTGCTCGCCTTCGGGGTGTCCATCCTGACCGCCTTCGTCAGCCGGGCGCCCAACGGCGAACTCGGCTGGCTGTTCAAGGGCGGCTACTTCCTCAGTTGCGTGCTCGGGGTGTGCTGGGTACAGCGCAAGAGCCTGTTCGGGCCGATGGTGCAACCGCCGCTGGTCGCGGTGGTCGTGGTGCCGACGGTCGCCCTGCTGACCGCCAACGCCTCGCCGACCGGCGGGATGGCCGCGCGCCTGCTGACCGTGGCCCAGCCGCTGGTCACCTCGTTCCCGGCGATGGCGGTCACCACCGCGGCCACGGTGCTGCTGGGCGTGGTCCGGATCTTCCTGCAGAAGCGCCCGGCCGCCCCGGCCGAGCCCGCGCGCGGTGCCAAGCCGCGCAGCACCCGTGACGAGGACGAACCCGTGCGCCGCCCGGCCCGGCCGGTGGCCGAGGAGCGCCGTCCGGCCGGTGGCCGCGCGCCCGCGCCGCGTCCGCAGTCCGGCGGCCGTCCGGCGCCCCGGGACGGCGGCCCCGCCCCGCGTGGTGGCGGCGGCGCGCCCCGTGGCGGTGCGGCAGGCGGTGGTGGCGCGGCAGGCGGCGGTGCCGCTGGCCGAGGTGGTGCCGCGGGTGGCGCGGGCGGTGGCCGTCCGGTGCCGCCGCGCGGTGGCCAGCCCGGCCGTCAGCAGCCGCCCCCGCCGCAGCGCGGTGGTCCCGCGCCCCGTGGCGGCGGTCAGCCGCGGCAGCAGCCGCCCGCACCCCGT contains:
- a CDS encoding DUF6542 domain-containing protein; the encoded protein is MTTTRDRRGDVEQDRAESDWAYLSLFGSSRGVPWWAAALLAFGVSILTAFVSRAPNGELGWLFKGGYFLSCVLGVCWVQRKSLFGPMVQPPLVAVVVVPTVALLTANASPTGGMAARLLTVAQPLVTSFPAMAVTTAATVLLGVVRIFLQKRPAAPAEPARGAKPRSTRDEDEPVRRPARPVAEERRPAGGRAPAPRPQSGGRPAPRDGGPAPRGGGGAPRGGAAGGGGAAGGGAAGRGGAAGGAGGGRPVPPRGGQPGRQQPPPPQRGGPAPRGGGQPRQQPPAPRRRPPREDDY